One genomic window of Candidatus Trichorickettsia mobilis includes the following:
- a CDS encoding cysteine desulfurase family protein has protein sequence MIYLDNNATTAIHQDVADLMYNMIKQPLNPSSIHAGGRNAKNIMEQARIQIKELMGIAPYSREYSIIFTATGTEANNLILSNFIDGDVFISTVEHLSILSQQDRYPDIKTIAVNDHGIVNLDSLTQLLSQSKKSKKLVSVMLANNETGAIQPLKNIAKIAKQFGALIHSDCVQAVGKMVVDITDLDLDFAVISGHKFGGSMGAAALIAKTKHHLVPHIIGGKQETGLRAGTENVAAIAGLGLAAKIAKEELSQRIQHMRLLQQRLESNLDNIFPQITILSSIAPRIPNTSLISLPGVLSSLQLIALDLRDIAVSSGSACSSGKVNKSHVLEAMGVNSEIAVSAIRISTSPDNSVEDIDGFINAFKEIHN, from the coding sequence ATGATTTATCTTGATAATAACGCAACCACAGCCATTCATCAAGACGTTGCAGATTTGATGTATAACATGATAAAACAACCATTAAATCCCTCATCTATACATGCTGGTGGTCGTAATGCCAAAAATATTATGGAACAAGCACGAATACAAATTAAAGAGTTAATGGGGATTGCTCCGTACTCTCGTGAATATAGCATAATCTTTACAGCTACCGGGACGGAAGCCAATAATTTGATATTATCTAATTTTATTGATGGCGATGTTTTTATTTCGACAGTAGAGCATTTATCAATCTTGAGCCAACAAGATCGTTACCCTGATATAAAAACTATTGCTGTCAATGATCATGGTATCGTTAATCTTGATTCTCTGACTCAATTATTGAGCCAAAGTAAAAAAAGCAAGAAGCTGGTTTCAGTAATGCTTGCAAACAATGAAACTGGAGCAATTCAACCGCTAAAAAATATAGCAAAAATTGCTAAACAATTTGGTGCTTTGATACATAGTGACTGCGTACAAGCTGTCGGAAAGATGGTAGTAGATATCACTGATCTTGATCTAGATTTTGCGGTGATCTCAGGACATAAATTTGGTGGATCAATGGGCGCTGCAGCATTAATTGCTAAAACCAAACATCATCTGGTGCCCCATATTATTGGTGGCAAACAAGAAACGGGCTTACGTGCTGGCACTGAGAATGTTGCTGCAATAGCAGGATTAGGGTTGGCAGCAAAAATCGCTAAAGAAGAACTCTCACAACGGATTCAGCATATGCGACTACTGCAACAAAGGTTAGAAAGTAATTTAGATAATATATTTCCACAAATTACTATATTATCATCAATTGCTCCACGCATTCCTAATACATCCCTTATTAGCTTACCTGGCGTGTTATCTTCATTGCAACTGATAGCTTTAGATTTACGTGATATAGCAGTTAGTTCTGGCTCTGCCTGCTCTTCCGGTAAAGTCAATAAATCTCATGTATTAGAAGCGATGGGTGTTAATTCCGAAATTGCAGTATCAGCAATCAGAATTTCGACATCACCAGATAATTCAGTAGAGGATATTGACGGTTTTATTAATGCCTTCAAAGAAATACATAATTAA
- a CDS encoding iron-sulfur cluster assembly accessory protein: MTAIKPKQALVLTESAVEQIKLLLKNNQKPVVGIRIGVKSGGCSGYSYYFEYADEKKPFDEVIEQHGVTILIDPKALMYLIGTEMDYHNDQFKSGFVFVNPNEKGKCGCGKSFNV, translated from the coding sequence ATGACAGCAATAAAACCTAAACAAGCACTTGTGCTAACTGAGTCAGCAGTAGAACAAATCAAACTGTTACTTAAAAATAACCAGAAACCAGTGGTTGGTATTAGAATTGGCGTTAAATCAGGCGGTTGTTCTGGTTATAGCTATTACTTTGAATATGCAGATGAGAAAAAACCATTTGATGAAGTAATAGAACAGCATGGCGTCACTATTTTAATTGATCCCAAAGCATTAATGTACCTAATTGGCACTGAGATGGATTATCATAATGATCAATTCAAATCTGGATTTGTATTTGTTAATCCTAATGAAAAAGGAAAATGCGGCTGTGGCAAATCATTCAATGTTTGA
- a CDS encoding beta strand repeat-containing protein gives MEKKPKFLKNLLTTASAIAVIAGGLSSTALGATHTTTGTPADLHIGGVSDNGLLGFAANDVLKIGVAGNVVVNAGSAVGPIEAIEVAFAGANFVDNKGMTIGAIGAAGNTMTLNVNGAVTTTLIGTASGDAVNAASSNVVNQYDGLGDVTLTGVGATLAIAPAAPGAIVLGGNIAGAGAGQGILTITNDGNTTTFNGTIGAGVGSLAAINIGAPGAAASNTAILKGTAIKATTITLHADLAAAGGPHASTLTLDSTNGAQTVTGAIDATAATNGGTSVLNFIGANGTTVTGAIGTTAPLTAINLGVANGATAYAAKLEGAAIKATTITLHADLAGATASTLTLDSTNGAQTVTGAIDATAATNGGTSVLNFIGANGTTVTGAIGTTAPLTAINLGVANGATAYAAKLEGAAIKATTITLHADLAGATASTLTLDSTNGAQTVTGAIDATAATNGGTSVLNFIGANGTTVTGAIGTTAPLTAINLGVANGATAYAAKLEGAAIKATTITLHADLAGATASTLTLDSTNGAQTVTGAIDATAATNGGTSVLNFIGANGTTVTGAIGTTAPLTAINLGVANGATAYAAKLEGAAIKATTITLHADLAGATASTLTLDSTNGAQTVTGAIDATAATNGGTSVLNFIGANGTTVTGAIGTTAPLTAINLGVANGATAYAAKLEGAAIKATTITLHADLAGATASTLTLDSTNGAQTVTGAIDATAATNGGTSVLNFIGANGTTVTGAIGTTAPLTAINLGVANGATAYAAKLEGAAIKATTITLHADLAGATASTLTLDSTNGAQTVTGAIDATAATNGGTSVLNFIGANGTTVTGAIGTTAPLTAINLGVANGATAYAAKLEGAAIKATTITLHADLAGATASTLTLDSTNGAQTVTGAIDATAATNGGTSVLNFIGANGTTVTGAIGTTAPLTAINVKALATATLSDAVVNATTITIGEVVNTGTLIRGGNVNFDLNPGAAVQTVFANADSVLKLQSTAGAIQTVTVQNHVDPGANKGIIELHTQGAGSQLVITGGAAGKTLGTAINKLKELKVTSTGTNTESVTIAGGANAVNLANIDVLNIKRGAVLWNKSGTAAVTTNIGEAGGGGAAGLALDATEADLALLNGTAINFVNADSKLMLGHNNAGANRTITLHGNLVGGADDKGIVVLMSKQAGKQLIIDSIGGAQSIGQAAGNRFKNLVIKGLGDTVINTKVYAKTLTLDGGNVNFTAGIDQGTNSAITVNNSTIVCGNIGNTGGNATITLGKNALTYQNGIAAFSGNVVINTTIDQGVGVGHIVIDGGVGAANLNLAGVQAITINVDGTSNINDIGQSYPLLQIVNAGTITPPAGVAPALNNNDLANPKPAWAYNAATAMLSNHAGGGGDEDEGDEGDDEGDNDDNNEPKPEDLNPKQEDLIRDAIAKTMEIAEFKNKTNAYVGYTVDAGGNLIPVNKIKAGLEKDFGKTNPGIVTAFAGVNVHDNSDASDVVNELGKLSITDPERQKKMADGLSVAAPTAAVATVTTGLVQAAQSAIGARMDNVAGGAGNNFKVSEGLGVAAGDELSAERYGIWGTPFYAQSTQKKKGSTPGYKSKAGGGTIGFDCLANDNLTLGLAFTAISTKLDHKNQKAGDTTKVESTLFSIYGAQQLPSNLFVQGIVSFGSSRVRNYEKRIINLTLDQTALGKYNSTSYSGEVLGGYRYILPDTHTVLTPMLGLRYAKFNDSGYTETGTTRRNMNVSKKSVDKIEGIIGGRASFQSQIKEVLLMPEVHGFVNYDFKGKAPKVEARLGGASAPMPTKASKPEKTFVNLGTSLTIKYRMMEYGFGYDANLAKKYVGHQGTLKIRVNF, from the coding sequence ATGGAAAAGAAACCAAAATTTCTTAAAAATTTACTAACTACCGCCTCAGCGATTGCAGTAATCGCAGGTGGGTTAAGTAGCACGGCGTTGGGTGCTACGCATACTACTACAGGCACTCCTGCTGATTTACATATTGGTGGAGTTAGTGATAATGGTTTGCTAGGCTTTGCAGCAAATGACGTTTTAAAAATTGGTGTTGCTGGAAATGTTGTGGTTAATGCTGGTAGTGCTGTTGGTCCAATTGAAGCTATTGAGGTAGCGTTTGCTGGTGCTAACTTTGTAGATAATAAAGGTATGACTATTGGTGCTATAGGAGCAGCTGGTAATACCATGACTTTAAATGTCAATGGTGCTGTCACAACAACATTAATTGGTACTGCAAGTGGTGATGCAGTCAATGCAGCAAGTTCAAATGTTGTAAATCAGTATGATGGTCTAGGTGATGTTACTTTAACTGGAGTTGGTGCTACGTTGGCTATTGCTCCTGCCGCTCCTGGCGCTATTGTTTTAGGCGGCAATATAGCAGGTGCTGGTGCTGGTCAAGGTATATTGACCATAACTAATGATGGTAATACAACAACATTCAATGGAACAATTGGTGCTGGTGTGGGTTCGCTGGCAGCAATAAATATTGGAGCCCCTGGAGCAGCAGCAAGCAATACGGCAATACTGAAAGGAACAGCAATTAAAGCGACTACAATAACACTTCATGCTGACCTTGCTGCTGCTGGTGGTCCTCATGCTTCGACCTTAACTCTTGACAGCACTAACGGTGCACAGACAGTGACTGGAGCGATTGATGCGACTGCAGCTACTAACGGCGGGACGAGTGTATTAAACTTTATTGGTGCTAACGGTACAACCGTAACTGGAGCTATTGGTACAACTGCGCCATTGACGGCAATCAACCTAGGCGTAGCTAATGGAGCTACTGCTTATGCAGCAAAATTAGAAGGTGCAGCAATTAAAGCGACTACAATAACACTTCATGCTGATCTTGCTGGAGCTACTGCTTCGACCTTAACTCTTGACAGCACTAACGGTGCACAGACAGTGACTGGAGCGATTGATGCGACTGCAGCTACTAATGGCGGGACGAGTGTATTAAACTTTATTGGTGCTAACGGTACAACCGTAACTGGAGCTATTGGTACGACTGCGCCATTGACGGCAATCAACCTAGGCGTAGCTAATGGAGCTACTGCTTATGCAGCAAAATTAGAAGGTGCAGCAATTAAAGCGACTACAATAACACTTCATGCTGATCTTGCTGGAGCTACTGCTTCGACCTTAACTCTTGACAGCACTAACGGTGCACAGACAGTGACTGGAGCGATTGATGCGACTGCAGCTACTAATGGCGGGACGAGTGTATTAAACTTTATTGGTGCTAACGGTACAACCGTAACTGGAGCTATTGGTACGACTGCGCCATTGACGGCAATCAACCTAGGCGTAGCTAATGGAGCTACTGCTTATGCAGCAAAATTAGAAGGTGCAGCAATTAAAGCGACTACAATAACACTTCATGCTGATCTTGCTGGAGCTACTGCTTCGACCTTAACTCTTGACAGCACTAACGGTGCACAGACAGTGACTGGAGCGATTGATGCGACTGCAGCTACTAATGGCGGGACGAGTGTATTAAACTTTATTGGTGCTAACGGTACAACCGTAACTGGAGCTATTGGTACGACTGCGCCATTGACGGCAATCAACCTAGGCGTAGCTAATGGAGCTACTGCTTATGCAGCAAAATTAGAAGGTGCAGCAATTAAAGCGACTACAATAACACTTCATGCTGATCTTGCTGGAGCTACTGCTTCGACCTTAACTCTTGACAGCACTAACGGTGCACAGACAGTGACTGGAGCGATTGATGCGACTGCAGCTACTAACGGCGGGACGAGTGTATTGAACTTTATTGGTGCTAACGGTACAACCGTAACTGGAGCTATTGGTACGACTGCGCCATTGACGGCAATCAACCTAGGCGTAGCTAATGGAGCTACTGCTTATGCAGCGAAATTAGAAGGTGCAGCAATTAAAGCGACTACAATAACACTTCATGCTGATCTTGCTGGAGCTACTGCTTCGACCTTAACTCTTGACAGCACTAACGGTGCACAGACAGTGACTGGAGCGATTGATGCGACTGCAGCTACTAACGGCGGGACGAGTGTATTGAACTTTATTGGTGCTAACGGTACAACCGTAACTGGAGCTATTGGTACAACTGCGCCATTGACGGCAATCAACCTAGGCGTAGCTAATGGAGCTACTGCTTATGCAGCGAAATTAGAAGGTGCAGCAATTAAAGCGACTACAATAACACTTCATGCTGATCTTGCTGGAGCTACTGCTTCGACCTTAACTCTTGACAGCACTAACGGTGCACAGACAGTGACTGGAGCGATTGATGCGACTGCAGCTACTAACGGCGGGACGAGTGTATTGAACTTTATTGGTGCTAACGGTACAACCGTAACTGGAGCTATTGGTACGACTGCGCCATTGACGGCAATCAACCTAGGCGTAGCTAATGGAGCTACTGCTTATGCAGCGAAATTAGAAGGTGCAGCAATTAAAGCGACTACAATAACACTTCATGCTGATCTTGCTGGAGCTACTGCTTCGACCTTAACTCTTGACAGCACTAACGGTGCACAGACAGTGACTGGAGCGATTGATGCGACTGCAGCTACTAACGGCGGGACGAGTGTATTAAACTTTATTGGTGCTAACGGTACAACCGTAACTGGAGCTATTGGTACAACTGCGCCATTGACGGCAATAAACGTAAAAGCCTTAGCTACTGCTACTTTGTCAGACGCAGTAGTGAACGCTACCACCATCACTATTGGTGAAGTTGTGAATACAGGTACATTAATACGCGGTGGAAATGTAAATTTTGATCTTAATCCTGGTGCAGCAGTTCAAACAGTTTTTGCTAATGCTGATTCGGTGTTAAAATTACAGAGTACAGCTGGTGCCATACAAACAGTTACTGTACAAAATCACGTGGATCCAGGAGCAAATAAAGGAATAATAGAATTGCATACACAAGGTGCTGGCAGTCAGTTGGTAATTACTGGTGGTGCTGCTGGTAAAACTTTGGGTACTGCTATCAATAAGTTAAAAGAATTGAAAGTGACCAGTACCGGCACTAATACTGAGTCAGTAACTATTGCTGGTGGAGCTAATGCAGTTAATCTTGCTAACATTGATGTATTGAACATAAAGAGAGGCGCAGTACTTTGGAATAAAAGTGGGACTGCTGCTGTGACAACTAATATTGGTGAAGCTGGTGGTGGTGGTGCCGCTGGTTTAGCTCTGGATGCCACTGAAGCTGATCTTGCTTTGCTTAATGGTACAGCGATTAACTTTGTCAATGCTGACTCGAAGTTAATGCTCGGTCACAATAATGCTGGGGCAAATAGAACTATTACATTACATGGTAATCTAGTAGGTGGCGCAGACGATAAGGGAATAGTAGTACTTATGTCCAAGCAAGCGGGTAAGCAATTAATTATTGATTCAATTGGTGGTGCTCAATCAATTGGCCAAGCTGCCGGCAATAGATTTAAAAATTTAGTTATTAAAGGTCTTGGAGATACTGTAATTAATACCAAGGTTTATGCTAAGACTTTAACTTTAGATGGTGGAAATGTTAATTTTACAGCCGGAATTGATCAAGGAACTAATAGTGCTATTACAGTAAATAATAGCACTATAGTGTGTGGTAATATTGGCAATACTGGTGGCAACGCCACTATTACTTTAGGTAAAAACGCTTTAACATATCAGAATGGTATAGCAGCTTTCTCTGGCAACGTAGTAATTAATACCACCATAGATCAGGGTGTAGGGGTTGGTCATATAGTAATTGATGGCGGTGTTGGAGCAGCTAATCTAAATCTTGCTGGAGTACAGGCAATTACAATTAATGTGGATGGTACTTCAAATATAAATGATATTGGTCAATCCTACCCACTTCTACAAATTGTTAATGCTGGTACAATTACACCGCCAGCAGGAGTAGCGCCTGCGTTAAACAACAATGACTTAGCTAACCCAAAACCAGCTTGGGCTTATAACGCTGCTACGGCTATGTTATCAAATCATGCTGGTGGCGGTGGTGATGAAGACGAAGGAGATGAAGGGGATGATGAAGGAGACAATGATGATAATAATGAACCTAAACCAGAGGATCTTAATCCTAAACAAGAAGATCTTATTCGTGACGCAATTGCTAAGACTATGGAAATAGCTGAGTTCAAAAATAAAACAAATGCTTATGTTGGCTATACAGTTGATGCTGGTGGTAATCTAATACCAGTGAACAAGATAAAAGCGGGATTAGAGAAAGATTTTGGTAAAACTAATCCTGGAATAGTGACAGCTTTTGCTGGTGTTAACGTCCATGACAATAGTGATGCTAGTGATGTAGTTAATGAGTTAGGCAAGTTATCTATAACTGATCCAGAACGTCAAAAAAAGATGGCCGATGGATTAAGCGTAGCAGCACCTACTGCAGCTGTAGCAACAGTGACTACTGGGTTGGTACAAGCCGCACAAAGTGCAATCGGCGCCAGGATGGATAATGTAGCTGGAGGAGCTGGTAATAACTTTAAAGTTTCCGAAGGTTTAGGTGTTGCTGCTGGTGATGAGTTGTCAGCAGAGCGTTATGGTATCTGGGGTACTCCATTTTATGCTCAATCAACACAAAAGAAAAAAGGTAGCACTCCTGGATATAAAAGTAAGGCTGGTGGTGGCACTATCGGCTTCGATTGTTTAGCTAATGATAATTTAACTTTGGGTCTGGCTTTCACGGCTATTAGTACCAAGCTTGATCATAAAAATCAAAAAGCAGGTGATACCACAAAAGTTGAAAGTACGTTATTTTCTATATATGGAGCACAGCAATTGCCAAGTAACTTATTTGTCCAAGGTATTGTTTCATTTGGTTCAAGCAGAGTACGTAACTATGAAAAGCGTATAATAAATCTGACTTTAGATCAGACTGCGCTCGGAAAATATAACTCGACTTCATATAGCGGAGAAGTATTAGGTGGTTATAGGTATATACTGCCGGATACGCATACCGTGCTTACTCCAATGCTTGGTTTGAGATATGCCAAATTTAATGATAGTGGTTATACGGAAACTGGTACAACTCGTAGAAATATGAATGTCAGTAAAAAATCAGTTGATAAAATTGAAGGAATTATTGGCGGCAGGGCTTCATTTCAGTCTCAGATAAAAGAGGTGTTATTAATGCCGGAGGTGCATGGTTTTGTCAATTATGATTTTAAAGGTAAAGCACCAAAGGTTGAAGCAAGACTAGGTGGTGCATCGGCACCAATGCCAACAAAAGCTTCCAAACCTGAAAAAACCTTTGTCAACCTTGGTACGAGCTTAACTATAAAATATCGAATGATGGAATATGGTTTTGGCTATGATGCTAATTTGGCAAAAAAATATGTAGGACATCAAGGTACTTTAAAAATTAGAGTTAATTTTTAA
- the ruvX gene encoding Holliday junction resolvase RuvX → MIISNLQEFHQLLQNSKPILAIDYGQKKLGLAISDPNYTISMPLKTLNCINDSEKIKIILSFVDEYSACALIIGLPIMMDGTVSNQALSVQNFTNYLSTTTDLPIYMQDERLTSRAANNLLKSLGLKRNKRNQQDDAIAAGMILETVLSSIKFLN, encoded by the coding sequence GTGATAATATCTAATTTACAAGAATTCCACCAGTTACTTCAGAACAGCAAGCCAATACTTGCTATAGATTATGGACAGAAGAAACTTGGACTAGCAATATCTGATCCAAATTATACGATCTCCATGCCTCTAAAAACGTTAAATTGTATCAATGACTCAGAAAAAATAAAAATAATATTAAGTTTTGTTGATGAGTATTCAGCTTGCGCTTTAATTATAGGGTTGCCGATTATGATGGATGGTACTGTTAGTAATCAGGCGCTATCAGTACAAAATTTTACAAATTATTTATCTACTACAACTGATTTACCAATATATATGCAAGATGAGCGATTAACCTCCAGAGCAGCAAATAATTTGCTAAAATCTTTGGGTTTAAAAAGAAACAAGAGAAATCAGCAAGATGATGCTATTGCTGCTGGCATGATTCTAGAAACAGTATTGAGTTCTATTAAATTTCTGAATTAA
- the iscU gene encoding Fe-S cluster assembly scaffold IscU produces the protein MTYDKKVLDHYENPRNVGSLDKTDTTVGTGLVGAPACGDVMKLQIRVNAEGMIEEAKFKTFGCGSAIASSSLVTEWIKGKSVDEAEAIRNTEIAEYLSLPPVKLHCSLLAEDAVKAAIKDYKDKQAKSAI, from the coding sequence ATGACATATGATAAAAAAGTATTAGATCATTATGAGAATCCACGTAACGTAGGATCTTTAGATAAAACAGATACTACTGTAGGTACTGGTTTGGTTGGTGCACCTGCTTGTGGAGATGTAATGAAATTGCAAATTAGAGTTAACGCAGAAGGTATGATTGAAGAAGCAAAATTTAAAACTTTTGGTTGTGGTTCAGCAATTGCCTCCAGCTCTTTAGTAACTGAATGGATCAAGGGTAAATCGGTAGATGAAGCAGAAGCAATTAGAAATACTGAAATTGCAGAGTACTTATCGCTACCACCGGTAAAGCTTCATTGTTCTTTATTGGCTGAAGATGCGGTAAAAGCAGCCATAAAAGACTATAAAGATAAACAAGCAAAATCTGCAATATGA
- a CDS encoding Rrf2 family transcriptional regulator, protein MMLSTKGRYAVMAILDMATQDTQKPTSLAEIAARQNIALNYLEQIFAKLRKAGLVNAIKGPGGGYTINIELNQLTIAAIIDAVEENIEMTRCKINSYPGCMPDHVKCRTHDLWHGLSEHIRSYFTAISVADIL, encoded by the coding sequence ATGATGCTTAGCACTAAAGGCAGATATGCGGTTATGGCCATTTTAGATATGGCAACACAAGATACGCAAAAACCCACTAGTCTGGCTGAAATCGCTGCACGGCAGAATATCGCTCTAAATTATTTAGAACAAATTTTTGCTAAACTTAGAAAAGCTGGTTTAGTTAATGCAATTAAGGGACCAGGTGGCGGTTATACTATTAATATAGAACTAAACCAGCTAACTATCGCTGCTATCATTGATGCGGTAGAAGAAAATATTGAAATGACTAGATGTAAAATTAACTCATATCCTGGATGTATGCCAGATCACGTCAAATGTAGGACACATGATTTATGGCATGGCTTGAGTGAGCATATTAGAAGTTATTTTACTGCAATTTCAGTTGCAGATATATTGTAA
- a CDS encoding BON domain-containing protein, with product MPAIFTGAVSSTMAVAGDRSVGTAIDDAKIAARIKADFMKSNFRELYTKISISVLNARVLYTGTVDKEEDMLTAVQIAWNQKDVKEVVNELIVDKNSGHFDLVQYTRDSMITTQIKSKAFLKREIKFVNYTVITVSDIVYLFGSARSEEELELIADIASKVHGVKKVISNVKIIEPSSNDTVADRLADENT from the coding sequence ATGCCAGCTATTTTTACTGGTGCTGTTAGCTCAACTATGGCTGTTGCTGGAGACCGGTCTGTAGGCACTGCAATTGATGATGCCAAAATTGCTGCAAGAATTAAAGCGGACTTTATGAAAAGCAATTTCAGAGAATTATATACCAAAATCTCTATTAGCGTATTAAATGCTCGTGTTTTATATACTGGTACTGTCGATAAAGAAGAGGATATGCTAACTGCTGTACAAATCGCCTGGAATCAGAAGGATGTTAAAGAAGTAGTAAATGAGTTGATAGTTGATAAAAACAGTGGTCACTTTGACTTGGTGCAATATACAAGAGATAGTATGATTACTACTCAAATTAAATCGAAAGCTTTCTTAAAGCGGGAGATTAAGTTTGTAAATTATACGGTAATAACTGTTAGTGATATTGTGTATTTATTTGGTAGTGCTAGGTCAGAAGAAGAATTAGAGCTAATAGCAGATATTGCATCAAAAGTACATGGTGTCAAAAAAGTTATATCTAATGTTAAAATAATAGAACCTTCAAGTAATGACACTGTTGCAGATAGACTTGCCGATGAAAATACTTAA
- a CDS encoding IscS subfamily cysteine desulfurase — protein MSKLEQLRQKLLANGCTFPIYLDYQATTPMDPRVLEAMLPYFTTKFGNPHSRSHAFGWEAEEAVELARAQVAKLINATPREIIFTSGATESNNLAIKGISKFYGNKKNHIITLATEHKCVLDACRHAEQDGFQVTYLPVKQNGLVDLELLQQTITANTMLVSIMAVHNEIGVIQPLAQIGKICRSNGVFFHSDIAQGYGKIPIDVDECNIDLASISGHKIYGPKGVGALYVRKKPRVRLSPIINGGGQERGMRSGTLASPLIVGLGKAAEIALAEMDQDYLHVKNLFNKFVGLITSQIPDVYLNGDRDQRYPGSINLSFAYIEGESMILAVKDLAVSSGSACTSSSLEPSYVLRALGVDEELAHTSLRFGVGRFTREDEIEYAVELIISKIKFLREMSPLWEMVQEGVDLKQIKWATH, from the coding sequence ATGAGTAAACTTGAACAACTAAGACAAAAATTACTGGCAAATGGTTGTACATTTCCAATTTACCTGGATTATCAGGCCACTACGCCTATGGATCCTAGAGTATTGGAAGCAATGCTACCATATTTCACCACTAAATTTGGTAACCCTCATTCTCGTAGCCATGCTTTTGGCTGGGAGGCAGAGGAAGCAGTTGAGCTGGCACGCGCTCAAGTAGCCAAACTAATTAATGCAACACCAAGGGAAATTATTTTTACCTCTGGGGCGACAGAATCCAATAATTTGGCGATAAAAGGAATATCGAAATTTTATGGTAATAAAAAAAATCATATAATTACCTTAGCTACTGAACATAAATGCGTCTTGGATGCATGTAGACATGCTGAACAGGATGGATTTCAGGTAACTTATCTACCAGTAAAACAGAATGGTTTAGTTGATTTAGAATTGTTACAACAAACTATTACCGCAAATACAATGCTAGTTTCAATAATGGCTGTACATAATGAAATCGGCGTAATTCAACCACTAGCACAAATTGGTAAAATCTGTCGTTCCAATGGAGTGTTTTTTCATTCAGATATCGCTCAAGGCTACGGCAAAATTCCAATTGATGTTGATGAATGTAATATTGATCTTGCTAGCATTTCTGGTCATAAAATTTATGGACCGAAAGGTGTTGGAGCCTTATATGTGCGTAAAAAACCTCGTGTCCGCCTAAGTCCTATCATCAACGGTGGCGGACAGGAGCGAGGCATGAGGTCAGGTACTCTGGCCTCACCGCTAATCGTAGGGCTTGGTAAAGCTGCTGAGATTGCTCTGGCTGAAATGGATCAAGACTATTTACATGTCAAAAATTTATTTAATAAATTTGTAGGTCTAATTACCAGTCAAATTCCTGATGTTTATTTAAATGGTGATCGAGATCAACGTTACCCTGGTAGTATTAATTTGAGTTTTGCTTATATTGAGGGTGAATCGATGATTCTGGCAGTCAAAGATTTAGCAGTATCCTCTGGTTCAGCCTGTACCTCCTCTTCTCTAGAGCCTTCGTATGTATTACGAGCACTTGGAGTAGATGAAGAACTGGCACACACTTCTCTTAGATTTGGAGTAGGAAGATTTACTCGTGAAGATGAGATTGAGTACGCGGTAGAACTTATAATTTCTAAAATCAAATTTTTGAGAGAAATGAGTCCACTCTGGGAAATGGTGCAGGAGGGTGTGGACTTAAAGCAGATTAAGTGGGCAACTCATTAA